A genomic stretch from Larus michahellis chromosome 7, bLarMic1.1, whole genome shotgun sequence includes:
- the B3GALT1 gene encoding beta-1,3-galactosyltransferase 1 gives MASKVSCLYVLTVVCWASALWYLSITRPTSSYTGHRQISSISIARKNVSFGNIRTRPINPHSFDFLINEPNKCEKSVPFLVILISTTHKEFDARQAIRETWGDENNFKGIKIATLFLLGKNTDPVLNQMVEQESQIFHDIIVEDFIDSYHNLTLKTLMGMRWVATFCSKAKYVMKTDSDIFVNMDNLIYKLLKPNTKPRRRYFTGYVINGGPIRDVRSKWYMPRDLYPDSNYPPFCSGTGYIFSADVAELIYKTSLHTRLLHLEDVYVGLCLRKLGIHPFQNSGFNHWKMAYSLCRYRRVITVHQITPEEMHRIWNDMSSKKHLRC, from the coding sequence ATGGCTTCAAAGGTCTCATGCTTATATGTTTTGACGGTAGTTTGTTGGGCAAGTGCTCTTTGGTACTTAAGTATAACACGTCCTACTTCTTCCTACACGGGCCACAGACAGATCAGTAGCATATCCATAGCCAGAAAAAACGTTTCCTTTGGCAACATAAGAACTCGACCTATAAATCCACATTCCTTTGACTTTCTTATCAATGAACCCAACAAATGTGAGAAGAGCGTCCCTTTCTTAGTCATTCTTATCAGCACAACTCACAAAGAGTTTGATGCAAGGCAAGCCATTCGAGAAACATGGGGAGACGAAAACAactttaaaggaattaaaattgcCACACtatttcttcttggaaaaaacaCAGATCCTGTCTTAAATCAAATGGTAGAGCAAGAAAGCCAAATTTTTCATGATATTATTGTGGAGGATTTTATTGACTCATACCATAACCTCACTCTGAAAACATTGATGGGGATGAGGTGGGTAGCAACGTTTTGTTCAAAAGCAAAGTATGTTATGAAGACAGACAGtgatatttttgtaaatatggaTAATCTTATTTATAAGCTGCTCAAACCTAACACCAAGCCAAGGAGAAGGTACTTCACAGGTTACGTTATAAATGGAGGACCAATACGAGATGTTCGCAGTAAGTGGTACATGCCAAGAGATTTGTATCCTGACAGCAATTATCCACCCTTCTGTTCAGGCACCGGCTACATATTTTCAGCTGATGTAGCGGAACTGATTTACAAAACCTCCCTTCACACCAGACTCCTTCACCTTGAAGACGTGTACGTTGGACTCTGTCTTCGGAAGCTGGGCATTCACCCCTTCCAAAACAGTGGCTTCAATCACTGGAAAATGGCCTACAGCTTGTGCAGGTACCGCAGGGTGATCACGGTACACCAGATAACACCAGAAGAAATGCACAGAATTTGGAATGACATGTCCAGCAAGAAACATCTTAGATGTTAA